GACGCGGGCCGAGTCGATCTGCACGAACGAGATGGCCCCGGCCTGCAGGAGCTGCTTGAACACGATGCGGTTCTGGACGTGCTCGCCCGTGGCCACCGGCACCGGGGCGATGCCCCTGGCGATGGCGGCGTGCCCGAGCACGTCGTCGGGGCTCGTCGGCTCCTCGACCCAGTGCGGCCTGAACTCGCTCAGCGCGCCCACCCACTCGACGGCCGAGCCGACGTCCCAGCGCTGGTTGGCGTCGATCGCGATGGGGAAGTCGGGCCCGCACACCTCGCGCGCCACCCTGAACCTCCGCCTGTCGTCCTCCAGGTCCGCGCCGACCTTGAGCTTGATCTGCCCGAACCCTTGCTCCAGCGCCTCCTTGCAGAGCCGCCGCAGCTTCTCGTCGTCGTAGCCGAGCCAGCCGGGGGACGTGGTGTAGGCCGGGTAGCCCGTCTCGATCAGCCGCTCGATCCGCCCCGCCTTGCCCGCCTCCTGCCCGCGCAGGATCTCCAGGGCCTCGTCCCTGGTCAGCGCGTCGCTCAGGTAACGGAAGTCGATCAGCTCGACGATCTCCTCCGGCGCCATCTCCGCCAGCAGCCGCCACAGCGGCCGGCCCGCCCGCTTCGCCTTGAGGTCCCACAGGGCGTTGACCACGGCGGAGATCGCCATGTGCATGACGCCCTTCTCCGGGCCCAGCCAGCGCAGCTGCGAGTCGCCCACCATGTCGTGGTAGAGCGCGCCGAGGTTCTCCACGTCCTTGCCGAGCACGTACGGCTTCAGTGCGCTGATCGCCGTGGTCTGCACGTCGTTGCCGCGGCCGATCGTGAACGCGAACCCGTGCCCCTCGTACCCGTCGTCCGTCTTGAGCACCACGTAGGCGGCGGAGTAGTCGGGGTCGGGGTTCATCGCGTCGGAGCCGTCCAGCTCGCGGGAGGTCGGGAAGCGCACGTCGTGCGTCTCCATCTCCACGATCCGGTACGCCCCCGGCGCGGCGGCCGTGGCGGGACCCGTGGCGGCGCTCATGCCTGCCCCACTGTCTGCCGCTGCCGCCCGAGCCCCTCGATCTCCAGCTCCATGACATCCCCGGCCCGCAGGTACGGCTGCCCGGGCATGCCCATGGCCACGCCGGCGGGCGTACCGGTGTTGACCACATCGCCGGGCTCCAGCACCATGAACTGGCTCAGGTACCGCACGACCTCGGCCACATCGAAGATCATGTTCTTGGTGTCGCCGTCCTGCCGCAGCTCCCCGTTCACCCGGAGCCGCATCGCCAGGCTCTGCGGGTCGCCCACCTCGTCAGCCGTCACCAGCCACGGCCCCAGCGGGTTGAACGTCTCGCACGACTTCCCCTTGTCCCACTGTCCGCCCCGCTCCAGCTGGAACTCCCGCTCCGAGACATCGTTGGAGATCGCATACCCGGCCACCACGCCGAGCGCCTCCTCCCGGCTGCCGAGGTAACGGGCCCGCTGCCCGATGACCACGGCCAGCTCCACCTCCCAGTCGGTCTTCACGCTGCCCCGCGGCACGAGCACCTCGTCGTACGGACCGACCATGGTGTTACTGGCCTTCATGAACACGACCGGCTCCGCAGGCACCGCCGCACCGGACTCGGCGGCGTGGTCGCTGTAGTTCAGCCCGATGCACACGATCTTCCCGGGCCGCGCGATCGGCGCCCCGACCCGCACCCCGTCGCTCTCGACCACGGGTAGCTCACCCCGCTCGAGCGCCTGCCGGACACGCGCCACTCCCCCGGAAGCGAGGAAAGCCCCGTCGATCTCGGGCTCTCCGATGTCGCGCAGGTTACCGGCGTCGTCCATGACCACCGGCCGCTCCTGACCGACGGGTCCTACTCGCAGCAGCTTCACACCGCATCCTTCTTATCGATACATCGGATGTCTCGTTTCAAGATGCTCGTGCTGGTGACGGGAGTGTGTCAAGGGCAACAAGGGGGATACATCCGATCCGTGACCACGACATACACCCGCAAACTTCCCGTCCCGGTCTGTGAAGCCACTTAACCGGGCCGAGCCGGGTGTTCCCGTAGGCGAAACTCCGTCCGCGCATACATCCGACCACAAACCCTTCACCGTCCCCACCCTCCTGCCACCCTGATGACCTGCACGCATCACCCGGCGCGGTGCGGCCCGGCGCGGTGCGGCGCGTGACGGCGCGGCGCGTGACGGCGCGGGGCGGCCGGCATCGCAGACGAGGCAGGGCGGCGCGACGCGGGGCGCGACGCGGGGCTGGGTGCGACGCAGGGCGCGACGCAGGGCGAGGAGCGGGGCGGAACGCGGCGCGGGCGCGGGCGCGGTGCGACGCGAGGCGGGGCGCGGGCGCGGCGCAGGGCGGCGCAGGGCGGCGCAGGGCGGCGCAGGGCGGTCCGACAACGCGAGGCGACGCAGTGCCGGGCGTCCCACCGCAACGCGGTGCCATGCGAGACCTACGCAGGCCAGCGCCATTTCAGGCCAGCATGCATCAGGAACGATCCATGCCCATCCTTGACGCCCGTACAGCTCCGTAATAGAACACGTTTCAGATACGCAATAACCAAGCGCTTGATCAAGAGGTGACCCGCGTGCACATCGACCTTGTCGACAGGGACATTTACGCGAACGCCGGCCCACCCCACGACCAGCTCACCTGGCTGCGCGCGAACTCTCCCGTCCACTGGCACGAGGGCGAGCCCGGGTTCTGGGCGGTGACCCGCTACGAGGACGTCGTACACGTGTCGCGGCACTCCGACCTCTTCTCCTCGCACCGTAAGCTCGCCCTCTTCGAGGACCTGCCGGAGGACCAGATCGCGCTCCAGCGCCTCATGATGCTCAACCAGGACCCCCCGGAGCACACGAGGCGGCGCTCCCTGGTCAACCGCGGCTTCACCCCGCGCACGATCGGAGCGCTCGAACAGCACATCCGCGACATCTGCGATGACCTCCTCGACAAGCTGACCGGCGAGATCGACTTCGTCACCGAGGTCGCCGCGCCCCTGCCTCTGTACGTGATCTGCGAGCTGCTCGGAGCCCCGGCGACCGATCGCGACAAGCTCTTCAACTGGTCCAACCGGATGATCGGCTCCCAGGACCCCGACTACGCCGCCAGCCCGGAGGAGGGCTCCGGCGCCGCCATGGAGGTCTACGCCTACGCCAACCAGCTCGCCGCGCAGCGCAGGACGAACCCCAGGAACGACATCGTCACCAAGCTCCTCCAGCCCGACGAGCACGGCGAGACCCTCGGTGAGGACGAGTTCGACCTCTTCGTCCTCCTTCTCGTGGTCGCCGGCAACGAGACCACGCGCAACGCCGCCTCCGGCGGCATGCTCGCGCTCTTCGAGCACCCCGACCAGTGGGAGCGTCTCGTCGCCGATCCGTCCCTGGCGAAGACGGCCGCGGACGAGATCGTCCGCTGGGTCTCCCCCGTCAACCTCTTCCGGCGCACCTCGACCACCGACCAAGTGCTCGGCGGTCAGGAGATCAAGGAGAACGACAAGGTCGTGGTCTTCTACTCCTCCGCCAACCGCGACACCTCCGTCTTCCCGAACGCCGGCACCTTCGACATCGCCCGTGACCCGAACCCGCACATCGGCTTCGGCGGCGGTGGAGCC
The nucleotide sequence above comes from Nonomuraea gerenzanensis. Encoded proteins:
- a CDS encoding cytochrome P450 codes for the protein MHIDLVDRDIYANAGPPHDQLTWLRANSPVHWHEGEPGFWAVTRYEDVVHVSRHSDLFSSHRKLALFEDLPEDQIALQRLMMLNQDPPEHTRRRSLVNRGFTPRTIGALEQHIRDICDDLLDKLTGEIDFVTEVAAPLPLYVICELLGAPATDRDKLFNWSNRMIGSQDPDYAASPEEGSGAAMEVYAYANQLAAQRRTNPRNDIVTKLLQPDEHGETLGEDEFDLFVLLLVVAGNETTRNAASGGMLALFEHPDQWERLVADPSLAKTAADEIVRWVSPVNLFRRTSTTDQVLGGQEIKENDKVVVFYSSANRDTSVFPNAGTFDIARDPNPHIGFGGGGAHFCLGNHLAKLELRILFEQLARRHPRLRQTGEARRLRSNFINGIKELPVTIG
- a CDS encoding L-fuconate dehydratase, with protein sequence MSAATGPATAAAPGAYRIVEMETHDVRFPTSRELDGSDAMNPDPDYSAAYVVLKTDDGYEGHGFAFTIGRGNDVQTTAISALKPYVLGKDVENLGALYHDMVGDSQLRWLGPEKGVMHMAISAVVNALWDLKAKRAGRPLWRLLAEMAPEEIVELIDFRYLSDALTRDEALEILRGQEAGKAGRIERLIETGYPAYTTSPGWLGYDDEKLRRLCKEALEQGFGQIKLKVGADLEDDRRRFRVAREVCGPDFPIAIDANQRWDVGSAVEWVGALSEFRPHWVEEPTSPDDVLGHAAIARGIAPVPVATGEHVQNRIVFKQLLQAGAISFVQIDSARVGGVNENLAILLLAAKFGVPVCPHAGGVGLCELVQHLSMFDYVAVTGTMDGRVIEYVDHLHEHFVDPVVIRDGRYVAPSRPGFSAEMHAESIAAHTYPGGEVWRDEA
- a CDS encoding fumarylacetoacetate hydrolase family protein, whose amino-acid sequence is MKLLRVGPVGQERPVVMDDAGNLRDIGEPEIDGAFLASGGVARVRQALERGELPVVESDGVRVGAPIARPGKIVCIGLNYSDHAAESGAAVPAEPVVFMKASNTMVGPYDEVLVPRGSVKTDWEVELAVVIGQRARYLGSREEALGVVAGYAISNDVSEREFQLERGGQWDKGKSCETFNPLGPWLVTADEVGDPQSLAMRLRVNGELRQDGDTKNMIFDVAEVVRYLSQFMVLEPGDVVNTGTPAGVAMGMPGQPYLRAGDVMELEIEGLGRQRQTVGQA